Genomic window (Equus asinus isolate D_3611 breed Donkey chromosome 8, EquAss-T2T_v2, whole genome shotgun sequence):
GAGTTCCCAGAGCCCCGGGGGCTGGTCGGGCCTCTGCTGCTCctcactgccctgccctgccctgcagggACCTGCAGTTGTGTGGGGTTTAGCCAGAGCCGGGCCATTGGTCCTCACACAGTCGCTGGCAGAACCCGGTGACAACCGAGTTGTCCCTGAAGATCCACGTGTAGGATCAGTTGAGATCAAGTTAAGACAAGGAAAAACCAAGACGTGCAAGTGGAAGCCACAGTTGCAGCTCAGGCACAGAGGCGCGGCTGGGCCGACCCCATGAGAAGTAACCCTTGCGGAGAAGCCCCATGTGGCTGGTGGTCTAGGCCCCAGGACAATGACTGTGGGGCTTGCCCCTCCTGCCACACCAGAAGCTTCTTCCTGGGGATAAAGGGCACTCCCAACCCACTGTGGGCACTCGGTGGCGGTTTGCCATAAGCGCCAACAGTGGGCTCACAGACCCTTCTCAGGCTGAGGGCAGTTCCAGGCCCGGATGCTCACTCAACGAGACAAATCTAATCAGGATGCTATGTCAGGGGCCCCATTCTAAACTGTGGCCAGGGCCCGCACTAAACGCAGGCAGCCGTGGTCCTCACTGCACGGGTGGGTGCCCCTGCTCTTCTCCTCCGGAGGGTGGAGGTGGCCAGctctgccccgccccctccctccctgagctCTCATTTCTCCAACAAAGGGTCACTTGGCTTTGCATGGTGCCAGGGGAGGATGGGCAAGGCTGGCCCTCCATTGGACGTGCACCCCCAGAGCCGACAACTGGGCAGAGAAAGAAGATGGGGCTGCACAGGCCTGGCAAACTCAGAGAACAAGTTCCACATAGAACACCCGGCAGGTGACGTGGCAGACGAGGGGCTGGGGATGATGGGACAAGAAACAGAGCTgaggggctggcaccgtggctgagtggttaagtttgcgtgctctgcagcaggtggcccagtgtttcgttggttcgaatcctgggcgcggacatggcactgctcatcaaaccacgctgaggcagtgtcccacaagccacaactagaaggacccacaacgaagaatatacaactatgtaccggggggctttgtggagaaaaaggaaaaaagtaaaatctttaagaaaaaaaaaaagaaacagagctgAGGGCAAGATGAAGCGCTGGGCAAGGGCCGGGATCGGAAGGAGTCTCAGCAGCAGGAAGAGCCCTGGGGGAGTGGGTCAGGGGAAGCTGCAGACGGGAAGACTAGAAACCAGCTCCAACGCTCCACTTCCAGGCAAGGGCACGGGCAACAGGGCTCTGCCCAAGGCCCTGGCCACCTGGCGGGGCGTCATGGCCCCAGGGGAGGAGCCGAGTGGGGCGGGGTGTCAGCCTGTGGAGCACGGCCCCCACCTGCCCAACGCCACACAAAACACTCGACCACCTTTCCATCCAGAACCAAGGCTGTATTTATCGTCATTGACAAGAGAACAGAAAGTTTAAAATGCCGAGGGCCACAGTGGACACGGGGGTTGGAAACACAGACCTGAACTGACAAGGCTCGGAAGCGGGGCAGACACAGGTGTGGACATCAGGAAACAAAAGGGACGTTGATGGCAGGACACGGTGATGCCTGTGAGGTTCTGaaagcaaaatcaaaaccaaaaggaaattgTGCCGAAGCTTCCGCTGGTGGAGGAACTGAGACGGCCATGCCGACGCCGGCAGAGGAGAAAGCAGGTGAAGGCGCTGGGTTTGTCACCAGCTTTAGACTCTTCACTTCTGAAATTCTGCTTGTCTGGCACAGAACCCAAGAACACTGCACGATCCGCATGAGGGTCCACACAAGTGTCCCTGCGGCCAGAGCCGGCCAGTCCCGAGCCGGTGcccctggagctggggagccGGCAGGCAGGGGTCTGCTCTGTGGCGTCCTgcctccccggacagcccccaggCGGCCGGTGGCTTGCATAGTTGAAGGATCGTTGCTGCAGTTAAACTGGGAGGGCTTCCAACTGACAGCGAGGGAGTCTTTCGTGACCACGTTAAACAAACAACCACAGGGGCTTCTAGAAACTGTTTTTTATAAAGTCTACCTAGGTTAAGAATTTAATAAcgtcatatatttatattaacagACTATTTAcacttatttcactttttttaaaaacaaactgaaaaagaaattctcttaCACTTCTGCATAATAAGGCCAAAAAAAGTTTTGTACATTACtattaatgattattttaatatatatctgTAGCTTCGGTTCCAAGTACCACGGGAGGGCCAGGGCCGGGCCTGAGTGGGGCCTCACAGTGCGTTGGACAAAATGACCGTTTTTTCTccataaataagacaaaaaaactCCTGGCGCTCTGGAGAGGGATCAGAGGCCGTTAAGTCACAAACccgaactaaaaataaaaaagcaaaagtttCTTTTTTGTCTAAAGagcacaaaattgaaaaaaatacaaatctatTAAAAACGCTCTCACCTGTGGGAGAAAATGTACAAACTTCAGTTTTCTTCCGACAGCCTAACCTCAAGCTCGGAAAACACAAGCGCCCCCGGACCTGCCGCCGGCTGTGCTTGGGGCGGGACTACCGCGCCTCCACCTCCGGCGGGTTGCGGGACGGCGAGTAGTCGCGCGCCTCGCCGGGCCCATGGCCCCCGAGAGGCGTAGTCCTGCTCCGCGGCGGCGGCCCGGGGGGCGTGGGGGGCGCGCCCGCGGCCACCAGGGGGGGCGGCGCGCcgagcgcggcggcggcgggcggggtcCGCGCCAGGAGCCCGTTGTgcagcgcggcggcggcgggcccgAGGCGCGGGTAGTGCAGGGCGCCCAGCGCGGGCAGGAGCGTGACGCCGTCCAGGTGCGCGGCCCGCGCGCGCTCCAGCTCCTCGCGGCGCGCCTCCCGCAGGCGCTCGGGGCTGTAGTCGTGCGGCTCGCGGTCGCGGTAGGGGCGCTCGGGGGGCTCGAGGAGGGTGGCGGGGCCCGGGGGTGGGGCGCCGGTGGGCCCAGCGCGGCGCGGCAGCTCCAGGCCGCGGTAGGCGTCGCGCAGCGGCTCCCACGCGAAGCCCAGGCGCTCGCGGCCCGCGGGGCCCGGGCCGAGCTGCAGGGGCGCAGGGGGCGCGCGCGGGCGCTCGGGCGCGGGGTGCAGGCTGCCCGCCGGGGGCTCGGGCGCATCACCGTCCTCCCTGCACTCCTCCTTGACCTTCACGTCGCCCAGGGACGCCTTGATGTAGGGCGACGGCGGCCGCGCGACCAGCTTGGCGCCATCCTCCTTGGCCGGAGAGCGGCTGTCCTTGACGCGGGGCTCGGCCTCGCGCTCCGTGGGGACCCCTGGCCGGCTCGGCTCGCCCTGGCCGCGGAGCAGGAGACTGCTGACCGGGTGGCCCACGGGGGCTGCAGGCGACGCCCGGCTCAGCAGGCGCGTCTTCTCCAAGAGGTCCCTGGGAGCAACAGACAGACACCCCCATCAGCCTAGGAGAAGGATGTCACCCTCTGTGACAGGACACCCCGAAGCAAGCTGTTTGCTACCAAGTTCCCACCTCAGCACAGCGGGGCCATCGCCTAGGGCTGTGTGTGGGGGTCCCTCAGCACCCGAGTTCTTGCAGAATTGCTAGCAGCACACAGTGATGGCAAACCCGCACCCCCTCGAAGGAATCTCAACACCCACAGGCTCCCTCTCCTCATAAACCCGGAAACCAACTTTGCAGCAGAACCCAGGAGCTCTCCATGccaacccaggccaccgaatCTCTGAACCAGGACAGACCCTCAGCCAGGAACTTAGGGGAGTTCTCCGCCCAGGCCCCAAATCTACCCGAGGGCCGGGGGATCCTGGAATCCCTTCCTTGTCAAGTGTGGGCAGCCCGGCGGGGGTGGACCACAGCTCTACCTGCCCCATCACAGTCCTGCTGTCATCCCCCAGGGCTGGTTGTACACTGTGGCCTCAGCTGGGAACCCCCCCCAAAAGGGGCTGTGCCAGCTGCGAAGGTCAGGCCCGAGGCACTGGTTGCTTTTCCCCTCGCAGCCCCCAGGTGCCCCTGCCCCCCTGCCCTTGGAACCCCCTTGCTGCACCTGGCTACCACCCTACAGAATCTCAGCCCCTTGACCCTCTGCAATGACAGTGCTGCCTCCAGGACGTCCGCAGGCCCTGGGCTGTTTCCCGGTGTCCTTCCTCGGTCTTGTGACATATGTCCCCGCCGTTTTCTTTGCTAACTTGAGGTGGCACTCTCGCCTCACCCTCCCATCTCTGCGTGTGCACTCCCATGcccagcagtgcctggcacactgcaACGCCCCCCCAGTGAGATGCCCCAGACTCAGGATTCTGGGGAAAAGTCAGGGGAGAGGGTCTGGCAGAGACTGGCCGGAAGCCTTCCTCTGCTCCTGTCCACACAGCCAGCCACAACTCCTCAGGGCCCCCAGGTCCTAGACTCAGCCACTGACTTTGGAACATGACTCCTACCTCCGCTGCCCCACCTAGCCTAGCTGCCCCCATGGGCAGACAAGCTTGGCTCCTGCCCTCTAGGCAAAGGGGCATCCTACAAATGCCCCTCCCAGGCCCGGGCCCCCTGGCTCAGCAGCCCCCACCTGGATGGTCCAGCCCCCTCCCACATGCAGTAGTGTCCCCTGCCCACCCAGAGCCAGGGGTGAATCAGAAGCCTTCACTGGTCTGCTGACTAAGCTCCTCCAGAGGTCCCACTGTGGTCCACACACTGTTGTCCCTGTGCTGCCCCACGAGCGGGGGAAACAACTCCCCATGGCTCCTGCCCAGATCCTGCCCCATCAGAGGTCCTCCATGGGGGCAGGGTTGGGGTGCTTGCTGTGGGGGTCCTCTTTCTCTTGGCCTTTCCCCACCCCGAGGGTGCAGCCTTCACCTCCCTCCCAATGAGGGAGGTCTTAGGGCAGAGCCTAGTTTGACCCACATGCCCTACAGCTCTGCAGGAAACTGGGTGGGGACTGAGATGCTGGGAGGGTCAGAAGTGGagacgggggaggggagggggcacaaGAGGAGGGGGACAATGAATACTCACCGCTCTCGCTCCTCCCGGCACTTGTCTGGCTCTCGGTCGTGGTTGGTCAGAGCTGAGACCCGCTCGGCGTCTGCGGTCTTGGgccatggtggtggtggtgtaggGAAGGAGGGCGGTGCACGGTGCAGCCGGTTCCAGGCCTCATGGGGGCTGGGCAGGCCATGCAGCGTGGAGCCCTCCTTGGGGGCAAAGAGGCTGCCGCCAGGagctggggggggtgggggcgtgaGGCCAGTCCGCTGCCCACCCGCACCGAGTGTCCCCGCCGAACCGCAGGGCTGCTAGGGAAAAGGACAGTTCCCGGACCCCAGGCTGGTGCTGTGAAGAGGTGTTCCCCGGGGAGGGGGTGAGGCGGATGGCCGATCGGCACAGGAGCAGCCCCAGACTGCATGTGTGTGGACGTGCGTGCATGCACGCGCGTGTGGGGAGGATGCGTGTGTGCAGGAAGGGTGTGCACGCGTGTGCACGGAAAGCAGGTGCCGGCGGTCACTCACTCAGTGCATGGCTGCCCAGGCCTCCGAAGGCGTTGCTGCCCAGGCTCCCAAGGCCCCCAAAGGTGCCTGATCTGCTGAAAGGGTCTGTGGGGGCAGCCAGGACTCAGAGGTCTGTGTGGCTCCCACCAGGGCTCCCACCTGCACACGGGCCCTCCTCTGTGGCTCCAGAACCTGGCAGATGCCACCAATACAATTCCCACCCACCTATGTCCCTAGAGCCCCGAGGTCTGCAGAGGCCAGCCAGACCCCACGGACCTCAGGTGGCACCTACCTGTCAGGTGACCAGTGGGCAGGAAGCTGCCAGGATGGGCTGAGGGTCCAAATGGGTTGGTGGTGGGATGGGCAGCACCTGTGGGGGGCAGGTTGGTGGAGGCCCAAGTGCACCTGGAGCCACCTGTCTGTGGCTCGTTCCCAGGGTGGAGGCACCCCAGCTTCCTCTGGGAACCACTACTTCCATTGAAGCGCGTGACCAGGTAGGAATAGGTTTGGTCTCTTCCCTGGAATCTGGAGGACCCCAGGGGAGCAGGGATGGAGGAGGCAGTGATGGCAGTGGAGCCCCAGAGGAAAGAGGGCAGAAAGAGAAACGGTCTGAGACAGCCTTCACGAGCTGCTTCCGAAGCCAGTGATCCCGGAGTTTCCACCAGACAGCTAGTGAACGATCCTGGCTGCTCAGCAGTGGGTGGGGTCTTTGCTCCTGATGGGCACTGGCTTGAGCAGCTTCTCCTGTGGTGCCCCCCAGCTGCAGCCACAGCCCACAAGTGTTGCCACAGCATCAGCCTTGTCACCCCATCTGTGGTCCTGCCTGGCTCCCCCGACACCCCAGAACTGAACAGGTGAAAGGGGCATTGGCCTTGGGAAGGGGCTGTGGGGTGAGGAGCAGGCCCTGCCATGTGGGGTTGGGCAGGCGCCCTCTAATCTCAAGGACAGGTTTCTGCTAAGACCTGTGACGTGGGCACCCCCTCAcatctctccagctccctccatcTTTGGGGACCCCAACAATGGCGCATTCACAGCCTCCTGCTGGGGGCCCCCAGAGGTGAACTTCTCCACTGTGGACACATGCACTTTCCAATCTCCACGGAGCTCTCGACTAGAAAGTTAACCACGTCTGAATGACTCAGAAGTTGAAGATATCAAACCAGAGATGTGATAACAGCTGCCCTGGAGCTGATGGAGACAGCCTGTCAGTGGGAAATGGTTGCCTTAAAAGGCACATGCTGTAAGGAGAGGCCAATGAGCTGCCATTCAAGGAGTCATGAAGATGGGCAGGCAAACAGGcagccagaggaggaggggggcggGCGGAGCCCAGCCGAGGGTTCACAGGCACAGGGCCCAGGCCGGGTGGGGCAAGTCCCGGGGGAGGGGGATGGCAGAGGCAGAGCAGGACAGGCCGTGGGGGGAGCTCAGGCTCCGTGTGGCACCAAGGGCATGAGGCTGCAGCCTGGGCTCCACACTGAGCACATATCCCACAGGCTCCAGCCTAATTAGACTGCTGGCTGCCACCCTCTGCCTGGACTGGGGTCTGGAGGCCATCAGGGCATTGGGCCGGGGGCTGGGAAGAGCCACTGTGCTTgtgaggccagcccggtgaccCCGTCCATGCCTGTCACTCCAGCATGGTGGTGGGCCTACATGAAAATGGAGCGGGGAGTAGAGGGGGGGCAGTGGCGAGGGGACAGTCAGGGTGGCTCGCTCTCTCAGCCGTGAGGGTGGTTTATCCTGGGAGTGCTACTAGTGAGTCCTCCAACCTCGGGGTGCTCCTGGGAACCCCGACACAGCAAGACTGTGGTGTGTCTGCAGTGGGGGATGAGCATGGGGCCGTGGGAGCAGCTTCCTGCCATTCCGAGAAAAGCCCAAAGCCTccctgggagggagcagggctgcATGACGGGCAGCACAGGCCTCGCAGGCCGGGGAGGACATCAGTGTGAAACCCGGGAGAGGACGGAGCGCCCAGAGGGCACACGCATGGCTCGGGTGAGCCCCGGGAAGCGTGTGCAAGGATAAGGGGAGGACAGCAGAACTGATGAGTTACAGCAGTGAAAGGAAAACGCTGCTGtgtcagagggagaaggagaggtcaCTCTGCCCACTGGGCAGCCCCTCCTTGCAGCGCGGACGGCTGCTTCCTGGAGCCTTACCCGAGGCGGAGAGGAGGGGCCGGGCCAGGTCCTGCGGGTAGTGGAACCCGGCAAACACACCCGGGGCAGGGGGTCTGCTGAACAAGTCCAGCTTGGCGGCCACCTCCAGCTTGTGGGGGTCCAGCTGCATCTGCTGAGAGGGACAGAGTGTGTCCAGGGGCTGCCTCTATCCTACGATGGCCTGAGCCCGCGGCCCACAGAGTCGCAGTGCCCACGAACCCCCAGGTGCCATCTTGCCTGCTCTCGGGCACATAGAGGGGGTGAGGGACAGTAGACTTGTCCCAGTGATGTCCCCTGCCTCAGGGGACCAACCATCGTCACAGCCTGTGGTGCTAACACAGGTTACACTTGAGGTGTTTCCTTTTCATGTGGTCTGCTGCTGCATTTTACACTtaaagcacatctcaatttggacatTACACTCTCATCAGGAATAGTTTGTGTTTGGATTTTGTAAACTTGagttaaaaaagtaaattcacaTACCCAAGTTGTTGCAAATATGCTACGAGTTTTCCAACGACTGAATTTAGCATCagtattaaaatttaaacttactaaaattaaactaaaaagccTGTCCCTCAGTTGTGACAGCTTCATGAGGCAGGGGACCCGGCTGcgtcctccctctgctcctgctgcACAGTCTGCAGCAGGGGTGCCTCCATGAGCAGTGACGGTGGAGGGGCCACCCGTATGAGGACAGTCCCTCTGCCTTCCAGGGGCCCCACCCCAGCATCTTCACATCGAAATGCAGTGTTTCATTACAAACCCCTTTCGTTTGGCTTGTCCTTGTAGCATGTTTAGCACATCATGATTTTAAAGGTGTGTGTGGAGGTGACGTGTTACCCGATTGAGATGCACTAAAGGGCGTTAGATAGGAACCCTTCTGTGACGTGGGGCTGGGTCCCAGGGGGCCGAGGCTGCCATTTGCCCTGGCCCTCACCCACCCTGCCCTTGCTCAGCCCCCAGCCCGCTGTCCCCGACCTCCATAGCTGCCTCTTCCCTGTGTCATCGGAGTCACCCTGCAGGGAGGCTCCACCGTGGCCAGGGCACCTGCCACCACTGTGCTGGGACAGGGGACGGTCTTGCAGTTCCTCCCAAACCCCCACCCGGTCATCCAGGTGCTGACCTGGTGACCCCTGCCTCTCCACCGTGGGAAATGACCTCAGTTCTCTGCCCCTGCCATCCTGCCTGCTCCCCTTAACTACCCCTCACAGCCAGCTCAGTGCCCAGGCAAGGGGCacggggcagatgtgtgaggacTCTGGACACACGTGCAGGTGCGTGGAGCTGTGACTCGTGCTCACCTTCATCTTCTGCTGATGGTGGTAGATCTGCCAGGCGATCTGCACATGGACGGCACACCACTTCCCCGGCTTCTGCGACAGGATGGGCGACACGCTCAGCCGTGTGACCGGGGCCTCCTCGCTGCTCCCTCCTCATCACCCCAGATCCCTGCTGTCGCGGGGCACCCCCGGCCACCGTGGGGCACTTGTCTTCCACAGCCAAgggctctcccttcctcccaagATGTACTTACAcgtgcacacacgcgcacacccTCGTGTGCACagacgcatgcacacacactcaccctgACCGCTGTCCGGTACGGGTCGGACACCTGTCATCGACAGAGGAAACATTAGGTCCAGGCTCTGCTGGGGGACGAACCGCGGGGTGGGTGAGGACATGCCTACATGGCCTCCACTGGGGGGCTGGCCAGGATGCtcccagggagggaggaatgggcaCCACTGTCACCTACCCCaggggctttctggaggagggtGTGAACAGCACTGGCCCGGCCTGTTATCTCGATTGGGTTTGAAGTCTGAGGGGAGAGAGTTACAGGGAGTGAAACAACTGAGGAGACCCCAGGCCCAGGTAGCAGGAGACCCCCGAGGTGCCCATGCCCTCCTTGCTCTGCCTATGGGGCCCTGCATGCTGCCACCCACGGGCAGCCTGGCTTCCTACCACATTTTCAGTTCAGGGGTTTCTGCAACGGTTGGAATAAAAGGCTCTCGACACTGATGCACCTGGGCCAACGGCCAAGGCAGCTCTCCTTCAGGGAAGGTGAGCAGAGTAAGCCCGGTTTCCTGGCGTGGGGCCTGAGGTGGGGTGCTTCCTGCCTCAGCCCCCTGCAGTATGGATGGCCCTGTGTTGGCCACCTTACTCAGACCTTCCCTCTACAGTGCTCCTTCTGCCCCAAGCTGGAGCGGTCCCGGCGGAGGGTGACTGTGCATGAAGCATGGCCCTGGTGGCCCCTGGTGTACAGAAAgcctgccccaccctgccctgcccaaTTTCTGTCTAGTCTGAGAGCCCCGCAGAGGGTCATGGTGTTCTATATTGAGGCTGAGGCTGCTCGGGGGTACACGTGTCCACAGGGTCCTCTGCATACTGCCACTCCACTCCTGGGGATGCCTCGTTtggagcccccagccccctcccactgTGGGTACAGACAGACACAGCCCACTTGGCCTGGGTGCTCCCACCAGCACCTGGGTCACGACAGGTACAACAGCAGGGCGAGGGGGCAGAGCTGCTCCTGGAGACCAAGGATTGGGGGCCAGTCCTACAGcaacccaccccctccccccaccacaccaggGAGCAGCCAGTACCTTGGGTTGAAAAGCACCCTGCAGGGACCCAAAGGGGCCTGGGTGTGGGAGCAGGGTGGGCAGTCCTGGGATGGCAGGAGGGAAGGACGGGAAAAACTgtaagagaaggagggaggagtgtTCCAGGGCCTGGCCAGTGCTTGACATCCTGGGCAGGGAGGCAACATGGACAAGGCCTCCCTCCGGGCCAGTGcaccctcctctctgccctgccaCCCCAGCCCGCTTGGAGAGCCCACGGCAGACCAGCAGGAGCCTGGGCACAGAGACACTCACGTTGGAATGTCGGAAGTAGGGGCTATCCAGCTTGGGTGCATACTTGTCAAACtggaaggaagaaactgagagtGAGGCCTCCCCCACAGGTGACACCCTTCACTGGGCCCAGCACCCGCCCACCCCGGCTGGGCCGGGTGGTGGCCATGATGGCCATCCTGCCTCTTGAGGCCGTGGGCCTGCAGCCAGCCATCCCCCAGGCTCCCTGAGGGCGCTGGCTCCCGGCTCTGCACATGCCCTGCACACGCCCTAGGGGGCCCAGGTTCTCACACTGGGTGCAGCCCCTCCTCCTTCTGATGGCCCCACGACGGGAGGTGCAGACTCGCCCAACTGAGTGGTCTGCTTGTGTTGGCTGAGACCCAGGAGGAAGGCGCCACAGCCATGATGGGGGGCATGGAGCCCAGGGCTAGTGGCCAAGCTTTGGACACACCCAAGCCACCGACAAACTGGCAGGTCTCAAAGCGAAGCCTGGTGGGAAAGGACTCTACCCCACACAGCAGTTGGCTCATAAGTTCCTCCGTGGGCCCCAGGAACCCTCTTAGTCCTGTCTGGGCTTCCAGACCTGCTGTCCTGCTGCAAACCTAGACGTTGAGGGCCCCATGTGGGTGCAACTGGCCCTAAGGCCATGTCCTACATGTGTGGACACAGGGCACTTGCCGAAGCCCAGGAGAATGGCCCAGGACCCAGAGGGGACCAGAGGGAGGGGCTGcacggacagacagacagagagggacGGTGTCAGCCTGCGTGCGTGCAGAGAGCGTCTGCGTGTGCCTGTTGCGGGTCCCGCTGCCCGGGCcacccccgcccgcccgccggcacAGGGGCCTACGCACCGGCGGGGGTGCGGCGGGCGGCAGGAGCGGCGTCGGGGACAGCCCCGCGGGGAAGGGGGCGAATGTGTGTTGGTGCTGGTGTGTGTGCTGGTGTGTGTGTTGGTGCTGGTGGAATTCCGCCCGCAGCAGAGCCCCCGGGCCCAGGGGCGCGCAGGGCCGCTCGGCGCTCTGGACCAGAAAGCGCGCGTTCAGCTCTTGCCTGAGCAGCTCGCGATctacaagagaaaagagagagagacagagagacacgtCGGCCGCGGGCTCCCGGCGGGGCGAGGCGGATAGTCACCTGGCACTCCCGGGTTCGGCAGGCCAAGCCGTGGTGGCCGCTCGCTAGGTGCGGGCCCAGGGGTGGAGGTAAGAGAGGTGCCTGTGACCAAGTACCAATCAGAATCCCCGAATGAGGCTGGCAATACATGATTGGCTGGCTGAATGAGATCAACAGGCTGGCATCTAAAGGCAAGAGAGAACACGGTGAGCCACCGGGAGCCCCGAGACAGGCCCGCAGGGGAGCCCTGCCCTGCCTGGCTGCCGCCCGTCCCAGCCACCAGTGTCCCGGTCCCATCCCGGGGCACCAAGCTGCCCCCAACCCGGGCTGGGCTGACAAAATTCTAGGAAGAATTTGCAGACCCACAGAGAAATCCTTACTGACCTAAAATTTGACCCTGACAGAGCACCTGTGGGAACCAAGTGGAGGAGGAGGCCAGTGTTCACCTGGGACTCCGCTACTCCACCATTCTGCCCTAGAGGCCCCCAGCAGGCCTAGGAATGAGGGATGAAGAGAGGCGGCAGGCCTGGGGGCCCTGGTTGCCATGCCTATGGAGTCACTCTGGGCTTCACCCCCCCAGGTGTGTGACCAAGCCTGGCAAGGGCTCAGGAGGGAGCAAGacctgtctgtgtgtttgtgtacacCTGTGTGCACCTGCGTGTGCATGACCGAGGTCCGGGCAGGAAGCTTCCTCTGCAGAAGACAGTGAGACCCCTGGGAAAAGTGGCCTGCAGGGGCCACAGGGGCACTGCCACCTGGCCCGTGGGTTCCAGAGCAGGTGGACGGCATATGTGCCTTGGAGGCCAGCACACCTCCCCAGGGGCTGCGTCCCTTCCACCTGCCCAGGGCTGAGGATGATGGGGTGCACGGTGCCAGGACCTACCGGCAGGGTGTCCTGGGATGACCAGGCTGTTGGCCGGCAGTGCCGGGGGCGGGGGCAGTGTCGGGGGGGCGGCGAACATGGCCGCGTGGTGCTGGTGCTGGGCCTGCGAGCGGAGCGCCAAGTGTGAGGTAGAGAGGTGGGGGCCTGGCCCGTGAGGCGACAGAGACGCGTGCTTGGCGAGCCCGAGGCTGGCgccgctgctgccgctgctgctcctgctgcaggGATGGGGGGCGCTCAGTGCCCGCCGGCTGCACGCCCCACCCCACCTGAGGGATCCCACCCCTTCCCAGGACGGCCTCTGGACTCCTCATCCCCCGCCCCCCGCCTTGGGCCCCGCCCCCCGCACACCCACCTGAGGGTGTGCAGGCCGTTGTGCGCAGGCGCGCCGGGGCAGGGGCCCGGGAAGGCGCCCAGGGGCA
Coding sequences:
- the FBRSL1 gene encoding fibrosin-1-like protein isoform X3; this encodes MEAKVRQSRRSRAQRDRGRRREAARDARDQSASSGDEPEPGPGKENACLPRAPPPRAPAARPPRRRRRESSSQEEEVIDGFAIASFSTLEALEKDMALKPHERKEKWERRLVKKPRESENCPSAEPSENGRPLEAGSPEQDLEPACDRGKKKVPLQPTKQMKVAVSRGGDSDDDSFHEAPSSRRSSSRDQLSDSSAQAVSGRGYSCDSESEDGDDKASVGSEKLFAPAASKGPTPGEKSAAKAGVAPKVSGLERSRELSTEPPFPPPARSPRASPPVKKEAPGPPRLTPPLPPAPSQPRAPLPTHVPLPLGAFPGPCPGAPAHNGLHTLSRSSSGSSGASLGLAKHASLSPHGPGPHLSTSHLALRSQAQHQHHAAMFAAPPTLPPPPALPANSLVIPGHPADASLLISFSQPIMYCQPHSGILIDRELLRQELNARFLVQSAERPCAPLGPGALLRAEFHQHQHTHQHTHQHQHTFAPFPAGLSPTPLLPPAAPPPFDKYAPKLDSPYFRHSNFFPSFPPAIPGLPTLLPHPGPFGSLQGAFQPKTSNPIEITGRASAVHTLLQKAPGVSDPYRTAVRKPGKWCAVHVQIAWQIYHHQQKMKMQLDPHKLEVAAKLDLFSRPPAPGVFAGFHYPQDLARPLLSASGAAHPTTNPFGPSAHPGSFLPTGHLTDPFSRSGTFGGLGSLGSNAFGGLGSHALTPGGSLFAPKEGSTLHGLPSPHEAWNRLHRAPPSFPTPPPPWPKTADAERVSALTNHDREPDKCREERERDLLEKTRLLSRASPAAPVGHPVSSLLLRGQGEPSRPGVPTEREAEPRVKDSRSPAKEDGAKLVARPPSPYIKASLGDVKVKEECREDGDAPEPPAGSLHPAPERPRAPPAPLQLGPGPAGRERLGFAWEPLRDAYRGLELPRRAGPTGAPPPGPATLLEPPERPYRDREPHDYSPERLREARREELERARAAHLDGVTLLPALGALHYPRLGPAAAALHNGLLARTPPAAAALGAPPPLVAAGAPPTPPGPPPRSRTTPLGGHGPGEARDYSPSRNPPEVEAR